One window from the genome of Nicotiana sylvestris chromosome 9, ASM39365v2, whole genome shotgun sequence encodes:
- the LOC138878491 gene encoding uncharacterized protein, giving the protein MAAPPNLEEGQSTYRPPKLNGQHYKWWKARMHDFIMVEDCELWDIICDGPYVPTKVLEELPFSMEKTSKEYTEAEKKAVEKNFRAKKILVCVIGPEEYNRISTCDTTKEIWEALQIAHEGTTQVKQSKIDMLTIEYELFKMRDDESIQDMDTRFTSIINGLHSLGETIPRNKLVSKILSFLPSSWESKVNAISESKDLQEMTIEELIGNLKTYDLKRKINSERREPKKEKNLVLKADYNDSGE; this is encoded by the coding sequence atggctgctccaccaaatttggaagaaggtcaatctacataccgACCACCCAAGTTGAATGGACAACACTATAAGTGGTGGAAAGCAAGAATGCACGATTTTATCATGGTTGAGGACTGTGAGTTATGGGATATCATATGTgatggtccttatgttccaacCAAGGTACTAGAGGAACTTCCATTTTCAATGGAAAAAACCAGCAAAGAGTACACTGAAGCAGAGAAGAAGGCCgtggagaagaattttcgtgccaagaaaattctaGTATGTGTAATAGGACCTGAAGAGTATAATAGAATCTCCACCTGCGACACTAccaaggagatatgggaagctttgcaaatagctcatgagggaactacacaagtaaaacagtctaagattgatatgctcactaTCGAGTATGAACTCTTCAAAATGAGGGACGATGAATCCATTCAAGATATGgacacaagattcacttccatcataaatgggttacactcacttggtgaaacgattcccagaaacaagctagTAAGTAAAATCCTTAGTTTTCTACCTagctcttgggaaagcaaagtgaATGCTATTAGTGAATCAAAGGACCTGCAGGAGATGACCATAGAAGAGCTTATCGGAAACTTGAAGACCTATGACTTGAAGAGAAAGAtaaacagtgaaagaagagaaccaaagaaggaaaagaacctggtactcaaagctgattACAATGATTCAGGTGAGTAA